A window of candidate division WOR-3 bacterium contains these coding sequences:
- a CDS encoding ABC transporter ATP-binding protein, which produces KLKKIPAKKIKEKILSAAKATAISDLLKRSPKTLSGGEKQRCALARALVTEPDVLLLDEPMNALDPNNREKMRAFLKQIHEEFQITVIHVTHDFEEAIVLGERVAVLNKGFLVQTGSPQEIMKSPKNEFVADFALSRNVFKGKITTTENGYSLVDIGGTQIIVVTEKKGEINCSIRPEEIILSREKIHSTARNCLKGTVEDISHRGFYALIKVFAGQEFICLVTLSALEEFAISKGQTVWIIFKASAVNVF; this is translated from the coding sequence AAGTTGAAGAAAATACCAGCAAAAAAAATTAAGGAAAAAATCTTATCAGCGGCGAAAGCTACAGCAATTTCAGATCTTCTGAAAAGGAGTCCTAAAACTCTCAGCGGAGGAGAAAAACAACGATGCGCTCTCGCCAGAGCACTCGTCACTGAACCTGATGTTCTTTTGCTTGATGAACCAATGAACGCACTCGACCCAAACAATAGGGAGAAAATGAGAGCATTTTTAAAGCAAATCCATGAAGAGTTTCAAATTACGGTTATCCACGTCACGCATGACTTTGAAGAAGCTATCGTTTTGGGAGAAAGGGTCGCTGTCCTTAATAAAGGTTTTTTGGTTCAGACTGGAAGCCCACAAGAGATCATGAAGAGCCCGAAAAACGAATTTGTAGCTGATTTCGCTCTCTCCAGAAATGTTTTCAAGGGAAAAATAACAACCACAGAAAACGGATATTCACTGGTAGATATTGGAGGTACTCAAATAATCGTTGTGACTGAAAAAAAAGGAGAAATCAACTGTTCTATAAGACCCGAAGAGATTATCCTTTCCCGTGAAAAAATACACTCGACCGCCCGTAATTGCCTTAAAGGGACTGTTGAAGATATTTCACACAGAGGTTTTTATGCGCTTATTAAAGTATTCGCGGGTCAGGAATTTATATGCTTGGTGACCCTTTCAGCCCTGGAAGAATTCGCCATT